In Archangium violaceum, the following are encoded in one genomic region:
- a CDS encoding HAL/PAL/TAL family ammonia-lyase translates to MSSERTHALSLAFYSLHELRALVEETPHLSLAPEVVERIDAGARYVQKKAQEDRYIYGVNTGFGSLCETRVTPAEVELLQYNHVVSHACGVGEIVPERISRLVMLIKLLTFRTGHTGVSMETVQRMLDFWNHGVIPAIPKKGTVGASGDLAPLAHMAMPLLGLGKVHFRGQLVDSKVALAEMGWQPLRLKAKEGLALTNGVQYINALGANALMHIEELISASDVIASLSIQGYSASRTFYQALYHQTSFHEDRRIVSANLRRLLEGSNHWELPTCNKSMQDPYSYRCIPQVHAAIRQTFRFAKETLEKEYNGVSDNPLFFPEQDTVLFGGALHGESTAFVLDFLAIATSEVANISERRTYQMLSGQRGLPSFLVKHPGVNSGLMIIQYTSAALLNENKVLCTPASVDTIPTCQLQEDHVSMGGTSAYKLETVAQNCEYILGIELLTAAQAIDFNQGLRLSPVTESIYKQFRQHVSFLEVDRPMDADINAAHQFVQAHRRTWTREFNLI, encoded by the coding sequence ATGTCATCGGAACGCACGCACGCTCTTTCCCTCGCCTTCTATTCGCTCCATGAACTCCGCGCCCTCGTGGAGGAGACGCCCCACTTGTCATTGGCCCCAGAAGTCGTCGAGCGCATCGACGCGGGGGCCCGCTACGTCCAGAAGAAGGCCCAGGAAGACCGCTACATCTACGGCGTCAACACGGGCTTCGGCTCCCTCTGCGAAACGCGGGTCACCCCCGCGGAGGTGGAACTGCTCCAGTACAACCACGTCGTCTCACATGCCTGCGGCGTCGGGGAGATCGTCCCCGAGCGCATCTCGCGGCTGGTGATGCTCATCAAGCTGCTCACCTTCCGCACCGGGCACACCGGCGTGTCGATGGAGACCGTCCAGAGGATGCTCGACTTCTGGAACCACGGCGTCATCCCGGCCATCCCGAAGAAGGGCACGGTGGGCGCCAGTGGTGACCTCGCGCCGCTGGCGCACATGGCGATGCCGCTGCTCGGGTTGGGCAAGGTGCACTTCCGCGGCCAGCTCGTCGATTCCAAGGTGGCCCTGGCGGAGATGGGCTGGCAGCCGCTGCGGCTCAAGGCCAAGGAGGGCCTGGCCCTCACCAACGGCGTGCAGTACATCAACGCGCTCGGCGCCAACGCGCTGATGCACATCGAGGAGCTGATCTCCGCCTCGGACGTCATCGCCTCGCTGAGCATCCAGGGATACAGCGCCTCGCGCACCTTCTACCAGGCCCTCTACCACCAGACGTCGTTCCACGAGGACCGGAGGATCGTCTCGGCCAACCTGCGGCGGCTGCTGGAGGGCAGCAACCACTGGGAGCTGCCCACCTGCAACAAGTCCATGCAGGACCCCTACTCCTACCGCTGCATCCCGCAGGTGCACGCCGCCATCCGGCAGACGTTCCGCTTCGCCAAGGAGACGCTGGAGAAGGAGTACAACGGCGTCTCGGACAACCCGCTCTTCTTCCCCGAGCAGGACACCGTCCTCTTCGGCGGCGCCCTCCACGGTGAGTCCACCGCCTTCGTGCTGGACTTCCTGGCCATCGCCACCAGCGAGGTCGCCAACATCTCCGAGCGCCGCACCTACCAGATGCTCTCCGGCCAGCGCGGCCTGCCCAGCTTCCTGGTGAAGCACCCCGGAGTGAACTCGGGGTTGATGATCATCCAGTACACCTCCGCCGCGCTCCTCAACGAGAACAAGGTCCTCTGCACCCCGGCCAGCGTGGACACCATCCCCACCTGCCAGCTCCAGGAGGACCACGTCAGCATGGGCGGAACCTCCGCCTACAAGCTGGAGACGGTGGCGCAGAACTGCGAGTACATCCTGGGCATCGAGCTGCTCACCGCCGCCCAGGCCATCGACTTCAACCAGGGTCTGCGGCTGTCGCCCGTCACCGAGAGCATCTACAAGCAGTTCCGCCAGCACGTCTCCTTCCTCGAGGTGGACCGCCCCATGGACGCGGACATCAACGCCGCGCACCAGTTCGTCCAGGCCCATCGCCGCACGTGGACGCGCGAGTTCAACCTCATCTGA